One window of Pogoniulus pusillus isolate bPogPus1 chromosome 31, bPogPus1.pri, whole genome shotgun sequence genomic DNA carries:
- the SLC18B1 gene encoding MFS-type transporter SLC18B1 isoform X2, translated as MGSRTTDSAGSEQSLDGVPEAPSEVQSRGFTREQLCTMASAASINFSSMICYSILGPFFPAEAEKKGASNTIVGMIFGCFALVNFLSSLILGNYITQIGAKFMLVSGMFVSGCVTILFGVLDKVPSGPVFISLCFLVRAMDAVGFAASVTASFSILAKAFPNNIATVLGSLEIFSGLGLVLGPPLGGFLYQSFGYEIPFITLGCVVLVLVPVNMCILPKYDSIPRKESFWKLILLPKVVLLCFNIFSLSSCLGFLDPTMSLFILKTFKLPSGYVGLVFLGLALSYSLSSPLLGLLSDKRPYLRKWLLVSGGLITALCFFMLGPAPVLHIKSQLWMFVLVLVLIGLSLIMCAIPAFPEILQCAYENGFEEGLSLLGLTSGLFSAMWSLGAFVGPTLGGFLSEKLGFEWASAIQGAWPLLSGLATGIFYIIEARWRSSSSSILPNPPDNNEERTQLMGSDT; from the exons ATGGGCAGCCGGACGACGGACAGCGCAGGGAGCGAGCAGTCCCTCG ATGGCGTGCCAGAAGCACCCAGCGAGGTGCAGTCAAGAGGGTTTACCAGAGAACAGCTATGTACAATGGCTTCAGCAGCTTCTATAAACTTCAGTTCAATGATATGCTATTCGATCCTGGGACCCTTTTTCCCTGCAGAG gcagaaaaaaaaggtgcaagtaacaccattgttggcaTGATTTTTGGATGTTTTGCCTTGGTCAATTTCTTGTCATCTTTAATCTTGGGAAATTAT ATCACGCAAATTGGAGCAAAATTCATGCTCGTGTCAGGGATGTTTGTTTCGGGGTGTGTGACCATCCTGTTTGG AGTGCTGGACAAGGTGCCAAGTGGACCAGTGTTCATTAGTTTGTGCTTTTTAGTAAGAGCAATGGATGCAGTGGGTTTTGCTGCATCAGTTACAGCATCGTTTTCAATCCTTGCAAAGGCATTTCCCAATAATATAGCTACTGTCCTG GGCAGCCTTGAAATTTTTTCAGGACTTGGACTAGTGCTGGGCCCACCATTAGGTGGCTTTTTGTATCAATCGTTTGGTTATGAGATCCCTTTTATTACACTGGGATGTGTAGTGCTGGTTCTGGTGCCTGTCAATATGTGCATATTACCAAAATATG ATTCGATCCCTCGCAAGGAGTCCTTTTGGAAGCTCATTCTTCTGCCCAAAGTTGTACTACTCTGTTTTAATATATTTTCTTTAAGTTCATGCTTAGGCTTTTTGGATCCCACAATGTCTCTGTTCATCCTAAAGACA TTCAAACTCCCATCTGGTTATGTGGGCTTGGTATTCCTCGGTTTAGCACTTTCATACTCCCTGTCTTCTCCCCTCCTTGGACTCCTAAGTGACAAACGGCCA TACTTAAGAAAGTGGCTGCTGGTGTCTGGAGGCCTAATAACAGCACTGTGCTTTTTCATGTTAGGACCCGCTCCTGTACTGCACATTAAAAG tcAGCTGTGGATGTTTGTGCTAGTGCTGGTTTTGATTGGCTTGTCCCTTATCATGTGTGCTATCCCAGCGTTTCCAGAGATACTGCAATGTGCATA TGAGAATGGGTTTGAAGAAGGTCTGAGTCTGCTGGGACTGACATCTGGACTTTTCAGTGCCATGTGGTCGCTCGG GGCATTTGTAGGTCCCACTCTTGGAGGATTTCTAAGTGAAAAGCTGGGCTTTGAGTGGGCCTCAGCCATCCAAGGAGCATGGCCACTGTTAAGT GGCCTTGCAACTGGAATATTCTATATCATTGAGGCAAGATGGAGAAG CAGTTCCAGTTCCATCCTGCCAAATCCTCCTGATAACAACGAAGAAAGAACTCAGCTGATGGGCAGTGACACATAG
- the SLC18B1 gene encoding MFS-type transporter SLC18B1 isoform X1: protein MGSRTTDSAGSEQSLEDGVPEAPSEVQSRGFTREQLCTMASAASINFSSMICYSILGPFFPAEAEKKGASNTIVGMIFGCFALVNFLSSLILGNYITQIGAKFMLVSGMFVSGCVTILFGVLDKVPSGPVFISLCFLVRAMDAVGFAASVTASFSILAKAFPNNIATVLGSLEIFSGLGLVLGPPLGGFLYQSFGYEIPFITLGCVVLVLVPVNMCILPKYDSIPRKESFWKLILLPKVVLLCFNIFSLSSCLGFLDPTMSLFILKTFKLPSGYVGLVFLGLALSYSLSSPLLGLLSDKRPYLRKWLLVSGGLITALCFFMLGPAPVLHIKSQLWMFVLVLVLIGLSLIMCAIPAFPEILQCAYENGFEEGLSLLGLTSGLFSAMWSLGAFVGPTLGGFLSEKLGFEWASAIQGAWPLLSGLATGIFYIIEARWRSSSSSILPNPPDNNEERTQLMGSDT, encoded by the exons ATGGGCAGCCGGACGACGGACAGCGCAGGGAGCGAGCAGTCCCTCG AAGATGGCGTGCCAGAAGCACCCAGCGAGGTGCAGTCAAGAGGGTTTACCAGAGAACAGCTATGTACAATGGCTTCAGCAGCTTCTATAAACTTCAGTTCAATGATATGCTATTCGATCCTGGGACCCTTTTTCCCTGCAGAG gcagaaaaaaaaggtgcaagtaacaccattgttggcaTGATTTTTGGATGTTTTGCCTTGGTCAATTTCTTGTCATCTTTAATCTTGGGAAATTAT ATCACGCAAATTGGAGCAAAATTCATGCTCGTGTCAGGGATGTTTGTTTCGGGGTGTGTGACCATCCTGTTTGG AGTGCTGGACAAGGTGCCAAGTGGACCAGTGTTCATTAGTTTGTGCTTTTTAGTAAGAGCAATGGATGCAGTGGGTTTTGCTGCATCAGTTACAGCATCGTTTTCAATCCTTGCAAAGGCATTTCCCAATAATATAGCTACTGTCCTG GGCAGCCTTGAAATTTTTTCAGGACTTGGACTAGTGCTGGGCCCACCATTAGGTGGCTTTTTGTATCAATCGTTTGGTTATGAGATCCCTTTTATTACACTGGGATGTGTAGTGCTGGTTCTGGTGCCTGTCAATATGTGCATATTACCAAAATATG ATTCGATCCCTCGCAAGGAGTCCTTTTGGAAGCTCATTCTTCTGCCCAAAGTTGTACTACTCTGTTTTAATATATTTTCTTTAAGTTCATGCTTAGGCTTTTTGGATCCCACAATGTCTCTGTTCATCCTAAAGACA TTCAAACTCCCATCTGGTTATGTGGGCTTGGTATTCCTCGGTTTAGCACTTTCATACTCCCTGTCTTCTCCCCTCCTTGGACTCCTAAGTGACAAACGGCCA TACTTAAGAAAGTGGCTGCTGGTGTCTGGAGGCCTAATAACAGCACTGTGCTTTTTCATGTTAGGACCCGCTCCTGTACTGCACATTAAAAG tcAGCTGTGGATGTTTGTGCTAGTGCTGGTTTTGATTGGCTTGTCCCTTATCATGTGTGCTATCCCAGCGTTTCCAGAGATACTGCAATGTGCATA TGAGAATGGGTTTGAAGAAGGTCTGAGTCTGCTGGGACTGACATCTGGACTTTTCAGTGCCATGTGGTCGCTCGG GGCATTTGTAGGTCCCACTCTTGGAGGATTTCTAAGTGAAAAGCTGGGCTTTGAGTGGGCCTCAGCCATCCAAGGAGCATGGCCACTGTTAAGT GGCCTTGCAACTGGAATATTCTATATCATTGAGGCAAGATGGAGAAG CAGTTCCAGTTCCATCCTGCCAAATCCTCCTGATAACAACGAAGAAAGAACTCAGCTGATGGGCAGTGACACATAG
- the SLC18B1 gene encoding MFS-type transporter SLC18B1 isoform X3, translating to MGSRTTDSAGSEQSLEDGVPEAPSEVQSRGFTREQLCTMASAASINFSSMICYSILGPFFPAEAEKKGASNTIVGMIFGCFALVNFLSSLILGNYITQIGAKFMLVSGMFVSGCVTILFGVLDKVPSGPVFISLCFLVRAMDAVGFAASVTASFSILAKAFPNNIATVLGSLEIFSGLGLVLGPPLGGFLYQSFGYEIPFITLGCVVLVLVPVNMCILPKYDSIPRKESFWKLILLPKVVLLCFNIFSLSSCLGFLDPTMSLFILKTFKLPSGYVGLVFLGLALSYSLSSPLLGLLSDKRPYLRKWLLVSGGLITALCFFMLGPAPVLHIKSQLWMFVLVLVLIGLSLIMCAIPAFPEILQCAYENGFEEGLSLLGLTSGLFSAMWSLGAFVGPTLGGFLSEKLGFEWASAIQGAWPLLSGLATGIFYIIEARWRSSSSILPNPPDNNEERTQLMGSDT from the exons ATGGGCAGCCGGACGACGGACAGCGCAGGGAGCGAGCAGTCCCTCG AAGATGGCGTGCCAGAAGCACCCAGCGAGGTGCAGTCAAGAGGGTTTACCAGAGAACAGCTATGTACAATGGCTTCAGCAGCTTCTATAAACTTCAGTTCAATGATATGCTATTCGATCCTGGGACCCTTTTTCCCTGCAGAG gcagaaaaaaaaggtgcaagtaacaccattgttggcaTGATTTTTGGATGTTTTGCCTTGGTCAATTTCTTGTCATCTTTAATCTTGGGAAATTAT ATCACGCAAATTGGAGCAAAATTCATGCTCGTGTCAGGGATGTTTGTTTCGGGGTGTGTGACCATCCTGTTTGG AGTGCTGGACAAGGTGCCAAGTGGACCAGTGTTCATTAGTTTGTGCTTTTTAGTAAGAGCAATGGATGCAGTGGGTTTTGCTGCATCAGTTACAGCATCGTTTTCAATCCTTGCAAAGGCATTTCCCAATAATATAGCTACTGTCCTG GGCAGCCTTGAAATTTTTTCAGGACTTGGACTAGTGCTGGGCCCACCATTAGGTGGCTTTTTGTATCAATCGTTTGGTTATGAGATCCCTTTTATTACACTGGGATGTGTAGTGCTGGTTCTGGTGCCTGTCAATATGTGCATATTACCAAAATATG ATTCGATCCCTCGCAAGGAGTCCTTTTGGAAGCTCATTCTTCTGCCCAAAGTTGTACTACTCTGTTTTAATATATTTTCTTTAAGTTCATGCTTAGGCTTTTTGGATCCCACAATGTCTCTGTTCATCCTAAAGACA TTCAAACTCCCATCTGGTTATGTGGGCTTGGTATTCCTCGGTTTAGCACTTTCATACTCCCTGTCTTCTCCCCTCCTTGGACTCCTAAGTGACAAACGGCCA TACTTAAGAAAGTGGCTGCTGGTGTCTGGAGGCCTAATAACAGCACTGTGCTTTTTCATGTTAGGACCCGCTCCTGTACTGCACATTAAAAG tcAGCTGTGGATGTTTGTGCTAGTGCTGGTTTTGATTGGCTTGTCCCTTATCATGTGTGCTATCCCAGCGTTTCCAGAGATACTGCAATGTGCATA TGAGAATGGGTTTGAAGAAGGTCTGAGTCTGCTGGGACTGACATCTGGACTTTTCAGTGCCATGTGGTCGCTCGG GGCATTTGTAGGTCCCACTCTTGGAGGATTTCTAAGTGAAAAGCTGGGCTTTGAGTGGGCCTCAGCCATCCAAGGAGCATGGCCACTGTTAAGT GGCCTTGCAACTGGAATATTCTATATCATTGAGGCAAGATGGAGAAG TTCCAGTTCCATCCTGCCAAATCCTCCTGATAACAACGAAGAAAGAACTCAGCTGATGGGCAGTGACACATAG
- the SLC18B1 gene encoding MFS-type transporter SLC18B1 isoform X4 → MGSRTTDSAGSEQSLEDGVPEAPSEVQSRGFTREQLCTMASAASINFSSMICYSILGPFFPAEAEKKGASNTIVGMIFGCFALVNFLSSLILGNYITQIGAKFMLVSGMFVSGCVTILFGVLDKVPSGPVFISLCFLVRAMDAVGFAASVTASFSILAKAFPNNIATVLGSLEIFSGLGLVLGPPLGGFLYQSFGYEIPFITLGCVVLVLVPVNMCILPKYDSIPRKESFWKLILLPKVVLLCFNIFSLSSCLGFLDPTMSLFILKTFKLPSGYVGLVFLGLALSYSLSSPLLGLLSDKRPYLRKWLLVSGGLITALCFFMLGPAPVLHIKSQLWMFVLVLVLIGLSLIMCAIPAFPEILQCAYENGFEEGLSLLGLTSGLFSAMWSLGAFVGPTLGGFLSEKLGFEWASAIQGAWPLLSFQFHPAKSS, encoded by the exons ATGGGCAGCCGGACGACGGACAGCGCAGGGAGCGAGCAGTCCCTCG AAGATGGCGTGCCAGAAGCACCCAGCGAGGTGCAGTCAAGAGGGTTTACCAGAGAACAGCTATGTACAATGGCTTCAGCAGCTTCTATAAACTTCAGTTCAATGATATGCTATTCGATCCTGGGACCCTTTTTCCCTGCAGAG gcagaaaaaaaaggtgcaagtaacaccattgttggcaTGATTTTTGGATGTTTTGCCTTGGTCAATTTCTTGTCATCTTTAATCTTGGGAAATTAT ATCACGCAAATTGGAGCAAAATTCATGCTCGTGTCAGGGATGTTTGTTTCGGGGTGTGTGACCATCCTGTTTGG AGTGCTGGACAAGGTGCCAAGTGGACCAGTGTTCATTAGTTTGTGCTTTTTAGTAAGAGCAATGGATGCAGTGGGTTTTGCTGCATCAGTTACAGCATCGTTTTCAATCCTTGCAAAGGCATTTCCCAATAATATAGCTACTGTCCTG GGCAGCCTTGAAATTTTTTCAGGACTTGGACTAGTGCTGGGCCCACCATTAGGTGGCTTTTTGTATCAATCGTTTGGTTATGAGATCCCTTTTATTACACTGGGATGTGTAGTGCTGGTTCTGGTGCCTGTCAATATGTGCATATTACCAAAATATG ATTCGATCCCTCGCAAGGAGTCCTTTTGGAAGCTCATTCTTCTGCCCAAAGTTGTACTACTCTGTTTTAATATATTTTCTTTAAGTTCATGCTTAGGCTTTTTGGATCCCACAATGTCTCTGTTCATCCTAAAGACA TTCAAACTCCCATCTGGTTATGTGGGCTTGGTATTCCTCGGTTTAGCACTTTCATACTCCCTGTCTTCTCCCCTCCTTGGACTCCTAAGTGACAAACGGCCA TACTTAAGAAAGTGGCTGCTGGTGTCTGGAGGCCTAATAACAGCACTGTGCTTTTTCATGTTAGGACCCGCTCCTGTACTGCACATTAAAAG tcAGCTGTGGATGTTTGTGCTAGTGCTGGTTTTGATTGGCTTGTCCCTTATCATGTGTGCTATCCCAGCGTTTCCAGAGATACTGCAATGTGCATA TGAGAATGGGTTTGAAGAAGGTCTGAGTCTGCTGGGACTGACATCTGGACTTTTCAGTGCCATGTGGTCGCTCGG GGCATTTGTAGGTCCCACTCTTGGAGGATTTCTAAGTGAAAAGCTGGGCTTTGAGTGGGCCTCAGCCATCCAAGGAGCATGGCCACTGTTAAGT TTCCAGTTCCATCCTGCCAAATCCTCCTGA
- the SLC18B1 gene encoding MFS-type transporter SLC18B1 isoform X5, giving the protein MGSRTTDSAGSEQSLEDGVPEAPSEVQSRGFTREQLCTMASAASINFSSMICYSILGPFFPAEAEKKGASNTIVGMIFGCFALVNFLSSLILGNYITQIGAKFMLVSGMFVSGCVTILFGLEIFSGLGLVLGPPLGGFLYQSFGYEIPFITLGCVVLVLVPVNMCILPKYDSIPRKESFWKLILLPKVVLLCFNIFSLSSCLGFLDPTMSLFILKTFKLPSGYVGLVFLGLALSYSLSSPLLGLLSDKRPYLRKWLLVSGGLITALCFFMLGPAPVLHIKSQLWMFVLVLVLIGLSLIMCAIPAFPEILQCAYENGFEEGLSLLGLTSGLFSAMWSLGAFVGPTLGGFLSEKLGFEWASAIQGAWPLLSGLATGIFYIIEARWRSSSSSILPNPPDNNEERTQLMGSDT; this is encoded by the exons ATGGGCAGCCGGACGACGGACAGCGCAGGGAGCGAGCAGTCCCTCG AAGATGGCGTGCCAGAAGCACCCAGCGAGGTGCAGTCAAGAGGGTTTACCAGAGAACAGCTATGTACAATGGCTTCAGCAGCTTCTATAAACTTCAGTTCAATGATATGCTATTCGATCCTGGGACCCTTTTTCCCTGCAGAG gcagaaaaaaaaggtgcaagtaacaccattgttggcaTGATTTTTGGATGTTTTGCCTTGGTCAATTTCTTGTCATCTTTAATCTTGGGAAATTAT ATCACGCAAATTGGAGCAAAATTCATGCTCGTGTCAGGGATGTTTGTTTCGGGGTGTGTGACCATCCTGTTTGG CCTTGAAATTTTTTCAGGACTTGGACTAGTGCTGGGCCCACCATTAGGTGGCTTTTTGTATCAATCGTTTGGTTATGAGATCCCTTTTATTACACTGGGATGTGTAGTGCTGGTTCTGGTGCCTGTCAATATGTGCATATTACCAAAATATG ATTCGATCCCTCGCAAGGAGTCCTTTTGGAAGCTCATTCTTCTGCCCAAAGTTGTACTACTCTGTTTTAATATATTTTCTTTAAGTTCATGCTTAGGCTTTTTGGATCCCACAATGTCTCTGTTCATCCTAAAGACA TTCAAACTCCCATCTGGTTATGTGGGCTTGGTATTCCTCGGTTTAGCACTTTCATACTCCCTGTCTTCTCCCCTCCTTGGACTCCTAAGTGACAAACGGCCA TACTTAAGAAAGTGGCTGCTGGTGTCTGGAGGCCTAATAACAGCACTGTGCTTTTTCATGTTAGGACCCGCTCCTGTACTGCACATTAAAAG tcAGCTGTGGATGTTTGTGCTAGTGCTGGTTTTGATTGGCTTGTCCCTTATCATGTGTGCTATCCCAGCGTTTCCAGAGATACTGCAATGTGCATA TGAGAATGGGTTTGAAGAAGGTCTGAGTCTGCTGGGACTGACATCTGGACTTTTCAGTGCCATGTGGTCGCTCGG GGCATTTGTAGGTCCCACTCTTGGAGGATTTCTAAGTGAAAAGCTGGGCTTTGAGTGGGCCTCAGCCATCCAAGGAGCATGGCCACTGTTAAGT GGCCTTGCAACTGGAATATTCTATATCATTGAGGCAAGATGGAGAAG CAGTTCCAGTTCCATCCTGCCAAATCCTCCTGATAACAACGAAGAAAGAACTCAGCTGATGGGCAGTGACACATAG